A single genomic interval of Symphalangus syndactylus isolate Jambi chromosome 18, NHGRI_mSymSyn1-v2.1_pri, whole genome shotgun sequence harbors:
- the AIFM3 gene encoding apoptosis-inducing factor 3 isoform X3, with translation MGGCFSKPKPGAALSTVELKIEVVLPEKERGKEELSASGKGSPRAYQGNGTARHFHTEERLSTPHPYPSPQDCVEAAVCHVKDLENGQMREVELGWGKVLLVKDNGEFHALGHKCPHYGAPLVKGVLSRGRVRCPWHGACFNISTGDLEDFPGLDSLHKFQVKIEKEKVYVRASKQALQLQRRTKVMAKCISPSAGYSSSTNVLIVGAGAAGLVCAETLRQEGFSDRIVLCTLDRHLPYDRPKLSKSLDTQPEQLALRPKEFFRAYGIEVLTEAQVVTVDVRNKKVVFKDGFKLEYSKLLLAPGSSPKTLSCKGKEVENVFTIRTPEDANRVVRLARGRNVVVVGAGFLGMEVAAYLTEKAHSVSVVELEETPFRRFLGERVGRALMKMFENNRVKFYMQTEVSELRGQEGKLKEVVLKSSKVVRADVCVVGIGAVPATGFLRQSGIGLDSRGFIPVNKMMQTNVPGVFAAGDAVTFPLAWRNNRKVNIPHWQMAHAQGRVAAQNMLAQEAEMSTVPYLWTAMFGKSLRYAGYGEGFDDVIIQGDLEELKFVAFYTKGDEVIAVASMNYDPIVSKVAEVLASGRAIRKREVETGDMSWLTGKGS, from the exons GCGCTGCCTTGTCCACAGTGGAGCTCAAGATTGAGGTGGTGCTGCCTGAGAAGGAGCGAGGCAAGGAGGAGCTGTCGGCCAGTGGGAAGGGCAGCCCCCGGGCCTACCAGGGCAACGGCACAGCCCGCCACTTCCACACGGAGGAGCGCCTGTCCACCCCTCACCCCTACCCCAGCCCTCAGGATTGCGTGGAGGCTGCTGTCTGCCACGTCAAGGACCTCGAGAATGGCCA GATGCGGGAAGTGGAGCTGGGCTGGGGGAAGGTGTTGCTGGTGAAGGACAATGGGGAGTTCCACGCCCTGGGCCATAAGTGTCCGCACTACGGCGCACCCCTGGTGAAAG GCGTTCTGTCCCGTGGTCGGGTGCGCTGCCCCTGGCACGGCGCCTGCTTCAACATCAGCACTGGGGACCTGGAGGACTTCCCCGGCCTGGACAGTCTGCACAAGTTCCAG GTGAAGATTGAGAAGGAGAAGGTGTACGTCCGGGCCAGCAAGCAG GCCCTACAGCTGCAGCGAAGGACCAAGGTGATGGCCAAGTGTATCTCTCCAAGTGCTGGGTACAGCAGTAGCACCAATGTGCTCATTGTGGGTGCAG GTGCAGCTGGCCTGGTGTGTGCAGAGACACTGCGGCAGGAGGGCTTCTCCGATCGGATCGTCCTGTGCACGCTAGACCGGCACCTTCCCTATGACCGTCCCAAGCTCAGCAAG TCCCTGGACACACAGCCTGAGCAGCTGGCCCTGAGGCCCAAGGAGTTTTTCCGAGCCTATGGCATCGAGGTGCTCACCGAGGCTCAG GTGGTCACAGTGGACGTGAGAAATAAGAAGGTCGTGTTCAAGGATGGCTTCAAGCTGGAGTACAGCAAGCTGCTGCTGGCGCCAGGGAGCAG CCCCAAGACTCTGAGCTGCAAAGGCAAAGAAGTGGAGAACGTGTTCACCATCCGGACGCCAGAGGATGCCAATCGCGTGGTGAGGCTGGCCCGAGGCCGCAATGTGGTCGTCGTGGGAGCCGGCTTCCTGG GGATGGAGGTGGCCGCTTACCTGACGGAGAAGGCCCACTCTGTGTCTGTGGTGGAGCTGGAGGAGACACCCTTCAGGAGGTTCCTGGGGGAGCGCGTGGGTCGTGCCCTCATGAAG ATGTTTGAGAACAACCGAGTGAAGTTCTACATGCAGACGGAGGTGTCGGAGCTGCGGGGCCAGGAGGGAAAG CTGAAGGAGGTTGTGCTGAAGAGCAGCAAGGTCGTGCGGGCTGACGTCTGCGTGGTGGGCATTG GTGCAGTGCCCGCCACAGGCTTCCTGAGGCAAAGCGGCATCGGTCTGGATTCCCGAGGCTTCATCCCTGTCAACAAG ATGATGCAGACCAATGTCCCAGGCGTGTTTGCAGCTGGCGACGCCGTCACCTTCCCCCTTGCCTGGAGGAACAACCGGAAAGTGAACATTCCACATTGGCAGATGGCTCATGCTCAGG GGCGCGTGGCAGCCCAGAACATGTTGGCGCAGGAGGCGGAGATGAGCACTGTGCCCTACCTCTGGACCGCCATGTTTGGCAAGAGCCTGCGCTACGCGG GCTACGGAGAAGGCTTCGACGACGTCATCATCCAGGGGGATCTGGAGGAGCTGAAGTTTGTGGCTTTTTACACTAA AGGCGACGAGGTGATCGCCGTGGCCAGCATGAACTACGATCCCATTGTGTCCAAGGTCGCTGAGGTGCTGGCCTCAGGCCGTGCCATCCGGAAGCGGGAGGtgga GACTGGCGACATGTCTTGGCTTACGGGTAAAGGATCCTGA
- the AIFM3 gene encoding apoptosis-inducing factor 3 isoform X2 yields MGGCFSKPKPVELKIEVVLPEKERGKEELSASGKGSPRAYQGNGTARHFHTEERLSTPHPYPSPQDCVEAAVCHVKDLENGQMREVELGWGKVLLVKDNGEFHALGHKCPHYGAPLVKGVLSRGRVRCPWHGACFNISTGDLEDFPGLDSLHKFQVKIEKEKVYVRASKQALQLQRRTKVMAKCISPSAGYSSSTNVLIVGAGAAGLVCAETLRQEGFSDRIVLCTLDRHLPYDRPKLSKSLDTQPEQLALRPKEFFRAYGIEVLTEAQVVTVDVRNKKVVFKDGFKLEYSKLLLAPGSSPKTLSCKGKEVENVFTIRTPEDANRVVRLARGRNVVVVGAGFLGMEVAAYLTEKAHSVSVVELEETPFRRFLGERVGRALMKMFENNRVKFYMQTEVSELRGQEGKLKEVVLKSSKVVRADVCVVGIGAVPATGFLRQSGIGLDSRGFIPVNKMMQTNVPGVFAAGDAVTFPLAWRNNRKVNIPHWQMAHAQGRVAAQNMLAQEAEMSTVPYLWTAMFGKSLRYAGYGEGFDDVIIQGDLEELKFVAFYTKGDEVIAVASMNYDPIVSKVAEVLASGRAIRKREVELFVLHSKTGDMSWLTGKGS; encoded by the exons TGGAGCTCAAGATTGAGGTGGTGCTGCCTGAGAAGGAGCGAGGCAAGGAGGAGCTGTCGGCCAGTGGGAAGGGCAGCCCCCGGGCCTACCAGGGCAACGGCACAGCCCGCCACTTCCACACGGAGGAGCGCCTGTCCACCCCTCACCCCTACCCCAGCCCTCAGGATTGCGTGGAGGCTGCTGTCTGCCACGTCAAGGACCTCGAGAATGGCCA GATGCGGGAAGTGGAGCTGGGCTGGGGGAAGGTGTTGCTGGTGAAGGACAATGGGGAGTTCCACGCCCTGGGCCATAAGTGTCCGCACTACGGCGCACCCCTGGTGAAAG GCGTTCTGTCCCGTGGTCGGGTGCGCTGCCCCTGGCACGGCGCCTGCTTCAACATCAGCACTGGGGACCTGGAGGACTTCCCCGGCCTGGACAGTCTGCACAAGTTCCAG GTGAAGATTGAGAAGGAGAAGGTGTACGTCCGGGCCAGCAAGCAG GCCCTACAGCTGCAGCGAAGGACCAAGGTGATGGCCAAGTGTATCTCTCCAAGTGCTGGGTACAGCAGTAGCACCAATGTGCTCATTGTGGGTGCAG GTGCAGCTGGCCTGGTGTGTGCAGAGACACTGCGGCAGGAGGGCTTCTCCGATCGGATCGTCCTGTGCACGCTAGACCGGCACCTTCCCTATGACCGTCCCAAGCTCAGCAAG TCCCTGGACACACAGCCTGAGCAGCTGGCCCTGAGGCCCAAGGAGTTTTTCCGAGCCTATGGCATCGAGGTGCTCACCGAGGCTCAG GTGGTCACAGTGGACGTGAGAAATAAGAAGGTCGTGTTCAAGGATGGCTTCAAGCTGGAGTACAGCAAGCTGCTGCTGGCGCCAGGGAGCAG CCCCAAGACTCTGAGCTGCAAAGGCAAAGAAGTGGAGAACGTGTTCACCATCCGGACGCCAGAGGATGCCAATCGCGTGGTGAGGCTGGCCCGAGGCCGCAATGTGGTCGTCGTGGGAGCCGGCTTCCTGG GGATGGAGGTGGCCGCTTACCTGACGGAGAAGGCCCACTCTGTGTCTGTGGTGGAGCTGGAGGAGACACCCTTCAGGAGGTTCCTGGGGGAGCGCGTGGGTCGTGCCCTCATGAAG ATGTTTGAGAACAACCGAGTGAAGTTCTACATGCAGACGGAGGTGTCGGAGCTGCGGGGCCAGGAGGGAAAG CTGAAGGAGGTTGTGCTGAAGAGCAGCAAGGTCGTGCGGGCTGACGTCTGCGTGGTGGGCATTG GTGCAGTGCCCGCCACAGGCTTCCTGAGGCAAAGCGGCATCGGTCTGGATTCCCGAGGCTTCATCCCTGTCAACAAG ATGATGCAGACCAATGTCCCAGGCGTGTTTGCAGCTGGCGACGCCGTCACCTTCCCCCTTGCCTGGAGGAACAACCGGAAAGTGAACATTCCACATTGGCAGATGGCTCATGCTCAGG GGCGCGTGGCAGCCCAGAACATGTTGGCGCAGGAGGCGGAGATGAGCACTGTGCCCTACCTCTGGACCGCCATGTTTGGCAAGAGCCTGCGCTACGCGG GCTACGGAGAAGGCTTCGACGACGTCATCATCCAGGGGGATCTGGAGGAGCTGAAGTTTGTGGCTTTTTACACTAA AGGCGACGAGGTGATCGCCGTGGCCAGCATGAACTACGATCCCATTGTGTCCAAGGTCGCTGAGGTGCTGGCCTCAGGCCGTGCCATCCGGAAGCGGGAGGtgga GCTGTTTGTGCTGCACAGCAA GACTGGCGACATGTCTTGGCTTACGGGTAAAGGATCCTGA
- the AIFM3 gene encoding apoptosis-inducing factor 3 isoform X5, with the protein MGGCFSKPKPVELKIEVVLPEKERGKEELSASGKGSPRAYQGNGTARHFHTEERLSTPHPYPSPQDCVEAAVCHVKDLENGQMREVELGWGKVLLVKDNGEFHALGHKCPHYGAPLVKGVLSRGRVRCPWHGACFNISTGDLEDFPGLDSLHKFQVKIEKEKVYVRASKQALQLQRRTKVMAKCISPSAGYSSSTNVLIVGAGAAGLVCAETLRQEGFSDRIVLCTLDRHLPYDRPKLSKSLDTQPEQLALRPKEFFRAYGIEVLTEAQVVTVDVRNKKVVFKDGFKLEYSKLLLAPGSSPKTLSCKGKEVENVFTIRTPEDANRVVRLARGRNVVVVGAGFLGMEVAAYLTEKAHSVSVVELEETPFRRFLGERVGRALMKMFENNRVKFYMQTEVSELRGQEGKLKEVVLKSSKVVRADVCVVGIGAVPATGFLRQSGIGLDSRGFIPVNKMMQTNVPGVFAAGDAVTFPLAWRNNRKVNIPHWQMAHAQGRVAAQNMLAQEAEMSTVPYLWTAMFGKSLRYAGYGEGFDDVIIQGDLEELKFVAFYTKGDEVIAVASMNYDPIVSKVAEVLASGRAIRKREVETGDMSWLTGKGS; encoded by the exons TGGAGCTCAAGATTGAGGTGGTGCTGCCTGAGAAGGAGCGAGGCAAGGAGGAGCTGTCGGCCAGTGGGAAGGGCAGCCCCCGGGCCTACCAGGGCAACGGCACAGCCCGCCACTTCCACACGGAGGAGCGCCTGTCCACCCCTCACCCCTACCCCAGCCCTCAGGATTGCGTGGAGGCTGCTGTCTGCCACGTCAAGGACCTCGAGAATGGCCA GATGCGGGAAGTGGAGCTGGGCTGGGGGAAGGTGTTGCTGGTGAAGGACAATGGGGAGTTCCACGCCCTGGGCCATAAGTGTCCGCACTACGGCGCACCCCTGGTGAAAG GCGTTCTGTCCCGTGGTCGGGTGCGCTGCCCCTGGCACGGCGCCTGCTTCAACATCAGCACTGGGGACCTGGAGGACTTCCCCGGCCTGGACAGTCTGCACAAGTTCCAG GTGAAGATTGAGAAGGAGAAGGTGTACGTCCGGGCCAGCAAGCAG GCCCTACAGCTGCAGCGAAGGACCAAGGTGATGGCCAAGTGTATCTCTCCAAGTGCTGGGTACAGCAGTAGCACCAATGTGCTCATTGTGGGTGCAG GTGCAGCTGGCCTGGTGTGTGCAGAGACACTGCGGCAGGAGGGCTTCTCCGATCGGATCGTCCTGTGCACGCTAGACCGGCACCTTCCCTATGACCGTCCCAAGCTCAGCAAG TCCCTGGACACACAGCCTGAGCAGCTGGCCCTGAGGCCCAAGGAGTTTTTCCGAGCCTATGGCATCGAGGTGCTCACCGAGGCTCAG GTGGTCACAGTGGACGTGAGAAATAAGAAGGTCGTGTTCAAGGATGGCTTCAAGCTGGAGTACAGCAAGCTGCTGCTGGCGCCAGGGAGCAG CCCCAAGACTCTGAGCTGCAAAGGCAAAGAAGTGGAGAACGTGTTCACCATCCGGACGCCAGAGGATGCCAATCGCGTGGTGAGGCTGGCCCGAGGCCGCAATGTGGTCGTCGTGGGAGCCGGCTTCCTGG GGATGGAGGTGGCCGCTTACCTGACGGAGAAGGCCCACTCTGTGTCTGTGGTGGAGCTGGAGGAGACACCCTTCAGGAGGTTCCTGGGGGAGCGCGTGGGTCGTGCCCTCATGAAG ATGTTTGAGAACAACCGAGTGAAGTTCTACATGCAGACGGAGGTGTCGGAGCTGCGGGGCCAGGAGGGAAAG CTGAAGGAGGTTGTGCTGAAGAGCAGCAAGGTCGTGCGGGCTGACGTCTGCGTGGTGGGCATTG GTGCAGTGCCCGCCACAGGCTTCCTGAGGCAAAGCGGCATCGGTCTGGATTCCCGAGGCTTCATCCCTGTCAACAAG ATGATGCAGACCAATGTCCCAGGCGTGTTTGCAGCTGGCGACGCCGTCACCTTCCCCCTTGCCTGGAGGAACAACCGGAAAGTGAACATTCCACATTGGCAGATGGCTCATGCTCAGG GGCGCGTGGCAGCCCAGAACATGTTGGCGCAGGAGGCGGAGATGAGCACTGTGCCCTACCTCTGGACCGCCATGTTTGGCAAGAGCCTGCGCTACGCGG GCTACGGAGAAGGCTTCGACGACGTCATCATCCAGGGGGATCTGGAGGAGCTGAAGTTTGTGGCTTTTTACACTAA AGGCGACGAGGTGATCGCCGTGGCCAGCATGAACTACGATCCCATTGTGTCCAAGGTCGCTGAGGTGCTGGCCTCAGGCCGTGCCATCCGGAAGCGGGAGGtgga GACTGGCGACATGTCTTGGCTTACGGGTAAAGGATCCTGA
- the AIFM3 gene encoding apoptosis-inducing factor 3 isoform X4, whose protein sequence is MGGCFSKPKPVELKIEVVLPEKERGKEELSASGKGSPRAYQGNGTARHFHTEERLSTPHPYPSPQDCVEAAVCHVKDLENGQMREVELGWGKVLLVKDNGEFHALGHKCPHYGAPLVKGVLSRGRVRCPWHGACFNISTGDLEDFPGLDSLHKFQVKIEKEKVYVRASKQALQLQRRTKVMAKCISPSAGYSSSTNVLIVGAGAAGLVCAETLRQEGFSDRIVLCTLDRHLPYDRPKLSKSLDTQPEQLALRPKEFFRAYGIEVLTEAQVVTVDVRNKKVVFKDGFKLEYSKLLLAPGSSPKTLSCKGKEVENVFTIRTPEDANRVVRLARGRNVVVVGAGFLGMEVAAYLTEKAHSVSVVELEETPFRRFLGERVGRALMKMFENNRVKFYMQTEVSELRGQEGKLKEVVLKSSKVVRADVCVVGIVPATGFLRQSGIGLDSRGFIPVNKMMQTNVPGVFAAGDAVTFPLAWRNNRKVNIPHWQMAHAQGRVAAQNMLAQEAEMSTVPYLWTAMFGKSLRYAGYGEGFDDVIIQGDLEELKFVAFYTKGDEVIAVASMNYDPIVSKVAEVLASGRAIRKREVELFVLHSKTGDMSWLTGKGS, encoded by the exons TGGAGCTCAAGATTGAGGTGGTGCTGCCTGAGAAGGAGCGAGGCAAGGAGGAGCTGTCGGCCAGTGGGAAGGGCAGCCCCCGGGCCTACCAGGGCAACGGCACAGCCCGCCACTTCCACACGGAGGAGCGCCTGTCCACCCCTCACCCCTACCCCAGCCCTCAGGATTGCGTGGAGGCTGCTGTCTGCCACGTCAAGGACCTCGAGAATGGCCA GATGCGGGAAGTGGAGCTGGGCTGGGGGAAGGTGTTGCTGGTGAAGGACAATGGGGAGTTCCACGCCCTGGGCCATAAGTGTCCGCACTACGGCGCACCCCTGGTGAAAG GCGTTCTGTCCCGTGGTCGGGTGCGCTGCCCCTGGCACGGCGCCTGCTTCAACATCAGCACTGGGGACCTGGAGGACTTCCCCGGCCTGGACAGTCTGCACAAGTTCCAG GTGAAGATTGAGAAGGAGAAGGTGTACGTCCGGGCCAGCAAGCAG GCCCTACAGCTGCAGCGAAGGACCAAGGTGATGGCCAAGTGTATCTCTCCAAGTGCTGGGTACAGCAGTAGCACCAATGTGCTCATTGTGGGTGCAG GTGCAGCTGGCCTGGTGTGTGCAGAGACACTGCGGCAGGAGGGCTTCTCCGATCGGATCGTCCTGTGCACGCTAGACCGGCACCTTCCCTATGACCGTCCCAAGCTCAGCAAG TCCCTGGACACACAGCCTGAGCAGCTGGCCCTGAGGCCCAAGGAGTTTTTCCGAGCCTATGGCATCGAGGTGCTCACCGAGGCTCAG GTGGTCACAGTGGACGTGAGAAATAAGAAGGTCGTGTTCAAGGATGGCTTCAAGCTGGAGTACAGCAAGCTGCTGCTGGCGCCAGGGAGCAG CCCCAAGACTCTGAGCTGCAAAGGCAAAGAAGTGGAGAACGTGTTCACCATCCGGACGCCAGAGGATGCCAATCGCGTGGTGAGGCTGGCCCGAGGCCGCAATGTGGTCGTCGTGGGAGCCGGCTTCCTGG GGATGGAGGTGGCCGCTTACCTGACGGAGAAGGCCCACTCTGTGTCTGTGGTGGAGCTGGAGGAGACACCCTTCAGGAGGTTCCTGGGGGAGCGCGTGGGTCGTGCCCTCATGAAG ATGTTTGAGAACAACCGAGTGAAGTTCTACATGCAGACGGAGGTGTCGGAGCTGCGGGGCCAGGAGGGAAAG CTGAAGGAGGTTGTGCTGAAGAGCAGCAAGGTCGTGCGGGCTGACGTCTGCGTGGTGGGCATTG TGCCCGCCACAGGCTTCCTGAGGCAAAGCGGCATCGGTCTGGATTCCCGAGGCTTCATCCCTGTCAACAAG ATGATGCAGACCAATGTCCCAGGCGTGTTTGCAGCTGGCGACGCCGTCACCTTCCCCCTTGCCTGGAGGAACAACCGGAAAGTGAACATTCCACATTGGCAGATGGCTCATGCTCAGG GGCGCGTGGCAGCCCAGAACATGTTGGCGCAGGAGGCGGAGATGAGCACTGTGCCCTACCTCTGGACCGCCATGTTTGGCAAGAGCCTGCGCTACGCGG GCTACGGAGAAGGCTTCGACGACGTCATCATCCAGGGGGATCTGGAGGAGCTGAAGTTTGTGGCTTTTTACACTAA AGGCGACGAGGTGATCGCCGTGGCCAGCATGAACTACGATCCCATTGTGTCCAAGGTCGCTGAGGTGCTGGCCTCAGGCCGTGCCATCCGGAAGCGGGAGGtgga GCTGTTTGTGCTGCACAGCAA GACTGGCGACATGTCTTGGCTTACGGGTAAAGGATCCTGA
- the AIFM3 gene encoding apoptosis-inducing factor 3 isoform X6: MGGCFSKPKPVELKIEVVLPEKERGKEELSASGKGSPRAYQGNGTARHFHTEERLSTPHPYPSPQDCVEAAVCHVKDLENGQMREVELGWGKVLLVKDNGEFHALGHKCPHYGAPLVKGVLSRGRVRCPWHGACFNISTGDLEDFPGLDSLHKFQVKIEKEKVYVRASKQALQLQRRTKVMAKCISPSAGYSSSTNVLIVGAETLRQEGFSDRIVLCTLDRHLPYDRPKLSKSLDTQPEQLALRPKEFFRAYGIEVLTEAQVVTVDVRNKKVVFKDGFKLEYSKLLLAPGSSPKTLSCKGKEVENVFTIRTPEDANRVVRLARGRNVVVVGAGFLGMEVAAYLTEKAHSVSVVELEETPFRRFLGERVGRALMKMFENNRVKFYMQTEVSELRGQEGKLKEVVLKSSKVVRADVCVVGIGAVPATGFLRQSGIGLDSRGFIPVNKMMQTNVPGVFAAGDAVTFPLAWRNNRKVNIPHWQMAHAQGRVAAQNMLAQEAEMSTVPYLWTAMFGKSLRYAGYGEGFDDVIIQGDLEELKFVAFYTKGDEVIAVASMNYDPIVSKVAEVLASGRAIRKREVELFVLHSKTGDMSWLTGKGS; encoded by the exons TGGAGCTCAAGATTGAGGTGGTGCTGCCTGAGAAGGAGCGAGGCAAGGAGGAGCTGTCGGCCAGTGGGAAGGGCAGCCCCCGGGCCTACCAGGGCAACGGCACAGCCCGCCACTTCCACACGGAGGAGCGCCTGTCCACCCCTCACCCCTACCCCAGCCCTCAGGATTGCGTGGAGGCTGCTGTCTGCCACGTCAAGGACCTCGAGAATGGCCA GATGCGGGAAGTGGAGCTGGGCTGGGGGAAGGTGTTGCTGGTGAAGGACAATGGGGAGTTCCACGCCCTGGGCCATAAGTGTCCGCACTACGGCGCACCCCTGGTGAAAG GCGTTCTGTCCCGTGGTCGGGTGCGCTGCCCCTGGCACGGCGCCTGCTTCAACATCAGCACTGGGGACCTGGAGGACTTCCCCGGCCTGGACAGTCTGCACAAGTTCCAG GTGAAGATTGAGAAGGAGAAGGTGTACGTCCGGGCCAGCAAGCAG GCCCTACAGCTGCAGCGAAGGACCAAGGTGATGGCCAAGTGTATCTCTCCAAGTGCTGGGTACAGCAGTAGCACCAATGTGCTCATTGTGGGTGCAG AGACACTGCGGCAGGAGGGCTTCTCCGATCGGATCGTCCTGTGCACGCTAGACCGGCACCTTCCCTATGACCGTCCCAAGCTCAGCAAG TCCCTGGACACACAGCCTGAGCAGCTGGCCCTGAGGCCCAAGGAGTTTTTCCGAGCCTATGGCATCGAGGTGCTCACCGAGGCTCAG GTGGTCACAGTGGACGTGAGAAATAAGAAGGTCGTGTTCAAGGATGGCTTCAAGCTGGAGTACAGCAAGCTGCTGCTGGCGCCAGGGAGCAG CCCCAAGACTCTGAGCTGCAAAGGCAAAGAAGTGGAGAACGTGTTCACCATCCGGACGCCAGAGGATGCCAATCGCGTGGTGAGGCTGGCCCGAGGCCGCAATGTGGTCGTCGTGGGAGCCGGCTTCCTGG GGATGGAGGTGGCCGCTTACCTGACGGAGAAGGCCCACTCTGTGTCTGTGGTGGAGCTGGAGGAGACACCCTTCAGGAGGTTCCTGGGGGAGCGCGTGGGTCGTGCCCTCATGAAG ATGTTTGAGAACAACCGAGTGAAGTTCTACATGCAGACGGAGGTGTCGGAGCTGCGGGGCCAGGAGGGAAAG CTGAAGGAGGTTGTGCTGAAGAGCAGCAAGGTCGTGCGGGCTGACGTCTGCGTGGTGGGCATTG GTGCAGTGCCCGCCACAGGCTTCCTGAGGCAAAGCGGCATCGGTCTGGATTCCCGAGGCTTCATCCCTGTCAACAAG ATGATGCAGACCAATGTCCCAGGCGTGTTTGCAGCTGGCGACGCCGTCACCTTCCCCCTTGCCTGGAGGAACAACCGGAAAGTGAACATTCCACATTGGCAGATGGCTCATGCTCAGG GGCGCGTGGCAGCCCAGAACATGTTGGCGCAGGAGGCGGAGATGAGCACTGTGCCCTACCTCTGGACCGCCATGTTTGGCAAGAGCCTGCGCTACGCGG GCTACGGAGAAGGCTTCGACGACGTCATCATCCAGGGGGATCTGGAGGAGCTGAAGTTTGTGGCTTTTTACACTAA AGGCGACGAGGTGATCGCCGTGGCCAGCATGAACTACGATCCCATTGTGTCCAAGGTCGCTGAGGTGCTGGCCTCAGGCCGTGCCATCCGGAAGCGGGAGGtgga GCTGTTTGTGCTGCACAGCAA GACTGGCGACATGTCTTGGCTTACGGGTAAAGGATCCTGA